One Citricoccus sp. K5 DNA window includes the following coding sequences:
- a CDS encoding ABC-2 transporter permease, whose product MIATFTRFDLMTWFPRKQTLLTLLFVLVVGMILPVPGMAVVAASAVSSLMVSTPFLGDERGRLDILYGVLPLARRSVVIGRALSLVVYYLVAAALATAVTVAMAMARGDQFAPEILLIAHAAAFAFVGLSIALQLPVFFRIGYSRGRLMSYGPVLVVAGLAWVAQATGLLDPVVDATAGIPLGFVVGGGFLLGAIGITVGTVMSVRLYRSRQL is encoded by the coding sequence ATGATCGCCACGTTCACGCGCTTCGACCTGATGACCTGGTTTCCCCGCAAGCAGACGCTCCTGACGCTGCTCTTCGTCCTGGTGGTGGGCATGATCCTTCCCGTCCCCGGGATGGCCGTCGTCGCAGCCTCCGCCGTCAGCTCGCTGATGGTCTCGACACCGTTCCTCGGCGACGAGCGCGGGCGCCTCGACATCCTCTACGGCGTGCTGCCGCTCGCGCGGCGCTCGGTCGTCATCGGGCGCGCCCTCTCGCTCGTCGTCTACTACCTGGTGGCGGCCGCGCTGGCGACTGCCGTCACCGTCGCCATGGCGATGGCCCGCGGAGATCAGTTCGCTCCTGAGATACTCCTGATCGCCCATGCAGCCGCCTTCGCCTTCGTCGGCCTGTCCATCGCACTGCAGTTGCCCGTCTTCTTCCGCATCGGCTACTCGCGCGGTCGGCTGATGAGCTACGGGCCCGTGCTCGTCGTCGCCGGCCTCGCGTGGGTGGCCCAGGCGACGGGCCTGCTCGATCCGGTGGTCGATGCAACGGCCGGCATACCGCTCGGATTCGTGGTCGGCGGCGGCTTCCTGCTCGGAGCCATCGGCATCACGGTCGGGACGGTCATGTCGGTGCGGCTGTACCGCAGCCGGCAACTCTGA
- a CDS encoding ABC transporter ATP-binding protein, which yields MTDHLARIDNLRVRRPAFEIHGISFTVPRGSVVGLVGPNGAGKTTTIRSLLGLVLPDSGTVEIVGRPAGSPEALSRTGIVLDHPTAAPEWRVNSLGRRLAPFYPGWDQHRFDELLDRLSVPPGQRVGELSRGQGVKLSLATALAPAPELLILDEPSSGLDPASRREIGAIIREFMLDPQRAVLFSTHITTDLTDLADELVVLVGGRIAHRGALPEAVEEFAMVRGSGAAPTGPVLGLQRSGEQWFALIRMADSAAFGPEAVIDAASIDDIIIHLAADHEEVPA from the coding sequence ATGACTGACCACCTGGCACGGATCGACAACCTGCGCGTACGACGACCGGCGTTCGAAATCCACGGCATCTCGTTCACCGTCCCCCGCGGCAGCGTGGTCGGTCTCGTCGGCCCCAACGGCGCCGGGAAGACCACCACCATCCGGTCCCTGCTCGGCCTCGTCCTCCCCGACTCCGGCACGGTAGAGATCGTCGGACGCCCTGCCGGTTCACCCGAGGCCCTCTCCCGGACGGGCATCGTGCTCGACCATCCGACAGCTGCGCCGGAGTGGCGGGTGAACTCCCTCGGCCGGCGCCTCGCGCCCTTCTACCCAGGATGGGATCAACACCGATTCGATGAGCTGCTCGACCGGCTCTCCGTGCCACCGGGGCAGCGTGTGGGCGAGCTCTCGCGCGGGCAAGGGGTCAAGCTCTCCCTCGCCACGGCGCTGGCGCCGGCCCCCGAGCTGCTGATCCTCGACGAGCCGTCCAGCGGTCTCGACCCGGCATCGCGCCGCGAGATCGGCGCCATCATCCGCGAGTTCATGCTGGATCCGCAGCGCGCCGTGCTGTTCTCGACCCACATCACCACCGACCTGACCGACCTCGCCGATGAACTCGTCGTCCTCGTCGGCGGGCGGATCGCCCACCGTGGCGCGTTGCCGGAGGCAGTCGAGGAGTTTGCGATGGTCCGCGGCTCGGGGGCGGCACCGACAGGCCCTGTTCTCGGCCTGCAGCGCTCGGGCGAGCAGTGGTTCGCCCTGATCCGCATGGCAGACTCCGCCGCATTCGGGCCCGAGGCGGTGATCGATGCCGCGAGTATCGACGACATCATCATCCACCTGGCCGCCGACCATGAGGAGGTCCCGGCATGA
- a CDS encoding GntR family transcriptional regulator: protein MRVVVSTSSSTPIYEQIKGQVRSSILSGEVQAGQALPSLRQLAADLRVSIITVTRAYNDLAAEGLVKSEHGRGFVVLEVEPGIARAALQERVDDVLRELRIAARHARLSKTDIHHRLDETWRNDD from the coding sequence ATGCGGGTCGTGGTGTCCACCAGTTCGAGCACACCCATCTACGAACAGATCAAGGGCCAAGTCCGGTCGTCGATCCTCTCCGGAGAGGTCCAGGCCGGACAGGCCCTGCCCTCGCTGCGACAGCTCGCGGCCGATCTACGGGTGAGCATCATCACCGTCACCCGCGCCTACAACGACCTCGCCGCTGAAGGGCTCGTGAAGAGTGAGCATGGGCGCGGGTTCGTTGTACTCGAGGTCGAGCCGGGGATCGCGAGGGCGGCTCTGCAGGAGCGCGTCGATGACGTGCTCCGGGAGTTGCGCATCGCCGCCCGCCACGCCCGACTGAGCAAGACCGATATCCACCACCGCCTCGACGAGACCTGGAGGAACGATGACTGA
- a CDS encoding phage holin family protein — protein sequence MVKFLLRVIVNGLALWVATLILPGMEVIPSDTVGDTGDTTLNTVIAYLVIGLVFGAVNAVVKPIISLLALPLTCLTLGLFTVIINAGMLMLTVWLTSYLPMQVTVDAFWWTAVFAAIIVSVVSMLANGVFGLNRSSSRD from the coding sequence ATGGTGAAGTTCCTCCTCCGCGTCATTGTCAACGGCCTGGCCCTCTGGGTGGCCACCCTGATCCTGCCCGGCATGGAGGTCATCCCCTCCGACACCGTCGGCGACACGGGCGACACCACCCTGAACACGGTGATCGCCTACCTCGTCATCGGGCTGGTGTTCGGCGCCGTCAACGCGGTGGTCAAGCCGATCATCTCCCTGCTCGCCCTCCCGCTGACCTGCCTGACGCTGGGCCTGTTCACGGTGATCATCAATGCCGGCATGCTCATGCTGACGGTGTGGCTGACCTCCTACCTGCCGATGCAGGTCACGGTGGACGCCTTCTGGTGGACGGCGGTCTTCGCGGCCATCATCGTCTCAGTGGTCTCCATGCTGGCCAACGGGGTCTTCGGGCTCAACCGCTCCTCCTCTCGGGACTGA
- a CDS encoding flavin reductase family protein, with protein MSTQRTEFDPATLGDRETTLLVKSILIPRPIAWVGTVDAHGTANLAPHSFFTMVSEEPPIVMFSSTSRKDSLNNAEATGEFTVSLVSRPQFEAANQTSARYAPEVSEFEAAGIEAEPSAVVVPPRVAGSPAVMECVLESIIPVGGNFMVLGRVVHVAVDTDTLDTDARGRTLPLAQKLDPLTRLGRNEWGTLGEVLAIDRPQGA; from the coding sequence ATGAGCACCCAGCGCACCGAGTTCGATCCAGCCACCCTCGGCGACCGCGAGACGACCCTGCTGGTGAAGTCGATCCTCATCCCGCGGCCCATCGCCTGGGTGGGGACGGTGGACGCGCACGGAACCGCCAACCTGGCCCCGCACTCGTTCTTCACGATGGTCTCCGAGGAGCCGCCGATCGTGATGTTCTCCTCGACCTCACGCAAGGACTCCCTCAACAATGCCGAGGCCACCGGCGAGTTCACGGTCTCGCTCGTCTCCCGGCCGCAGTTCGAGGCGGCCAACCAGACCTCGGCGCGCTATGCCCCGGAGGTGAGCGAGTTCGAGGCCGCCGGGATCGAGGCCGAGCCCTCGGCCGTCGTCGTGCCCCCGCGGGTGGCCGGTTCGCCCGCGGTCATGGAGTGCGTGCTGGAGAGCATCATCCCGGTGGGCGGGAACTTCATGGTGCTCGGCCGCGTGGTGCACGTGGCGGTGGACACGGACACGCTCGACACGGATGCACGCGGCCGCACCCTGCCGCTCGCCCAGAAGCTGGACCCGTTGACCCGCCTGGGCCGGAATGAGTGGGGCACCCTGGGCGAGGTGCTGGCGATCGACCGACCGCAGGGCGCGTAG
- a CDS encoding DUF1846 domain-containing protein, whose amino-acid sequence MTGAASSAAPNGLPGHRTGFDRDRYLDLQSSHIGERRQQIGGKLYLEMGGKLFDDHHASRVMPGFTPDNKIAMLERIKDELEILVCLNAKDLERQKVRADLGIPYEEDVLRLIDVFRERGFLVQHVVLTQLEDSNQVAQAFSERLERLGLTVARHRVIPGYPQDTRRIVSEEGFGRNDYSETTRDVVVVTAPGPGSGKLATCLSQVYHDHARGISSGYAKFETFPIWNLPLDHPVNLAYEAATADLDDINLIDPFHLSAYGEQVTSYNRDVEVFPLLKALLEKLTGSSPYASPTDMGVNLAGSCIVDDEVCREASRQEIVRRYYKALVDERRNDREADISERVAMVMSRAGCGTEDRAVVAPALAIEDATDAPGSAIELADGTIVTGKTSDLLGCSAAMLLNALKHLAGVEDSVHLLSPAAIEPIQTLKTDHLGSRNPRLHTDEVLIALSVSAASDPNARAALAQLRNLTGCDVHTTTILGTVDEDIFRNLGMLVTSEPRFQRKALYRKR is encoded by the coding sequence ATGACCGGGGCTGCCTCGTCAGCAGCGCCGAATGGCCTGCCGGGCCACCGGACGGGTTTCGACCGGGACCGCTACCTGGACCTGCAGTCAAGCCACATCGGGGAGCGCCGCCAGCAGATCGGCGGCAAGCTGTACCTGGAGATGGGCGGGAAGCTCTTCGACGACCACCACGCCTCCCGCGTCATGCCGGGCTTCACACCTGACAACAAGATCGCCATGCTCGAGCGGATCAAGGACGAGCTCGAGATCCTCGTCTGCCTCAACGCCAAGGATCTGGAACGCCAGAAGGTCCGGGCCGACCTGGGGATCCCCTATGAGGAGGATGTCCTCCGGCTGATCGACGTGTTCCGCGAGCGCGGCTTCCTGGTGCAGCACGTGGTGCTGACCCAATTGGAGGACTCGAACCAGGTGGCGCAGGCCTTCAGTGAGCGCCTCGAGCGGCTGGGGCTGACGGTCGCCCGGCATCGCGTGATCCCGGGCTACCCGCAGGACACCAGGCGGATCGTCTCCGAGGAGGGCTTCGGAAGGAACGACTACTCCGAGACCACCCGGGATGTCGTGGTGGTCACCGCTCCCGGGCCGGGCTCCGGCAAGCTCGCCACGTGCCTCTCGCAGGTGTATCACGATCATGCCCGGGGCATCTCGTCCGGTTATGCCAAGTTCGAGACGTTCCCGATCTGGAACCTGCCCCTGGACCATCCGGTGAACCTCGCCTACGAGGCCGCCACCGCGGACCTGGATGACATCAACCTGATCGATCCGTTCCACCTGTCCGCCTATGGCGAGCAGGTCACCAGCTACAACCGGGACGTGGAGGTCTTCCCGCTCCTGAAGGCCCTGTTGGAGAAGCTCACCGGCTCCTCCCCGTACGCCTCCCCCACGGACATGGGCGTGAACCTGGCCGGCAGCTGCATCGTGGACGACGAGGTGTGCCGCGAGGCCTCCCGCCAGGAGATCGTGCGCCGCTACTACAAGGCCCTGGTGGATGAACGCCGCAATGACCGCGAGGCGGACATCTCCGAGCGCGTGGCCATGGTGATGTCCCGGGCGGGCTGCGGCACCGAGGACCGCGCCGTCGTCGCACCCGCCCTGGCGATCGAGGATGCCACCGACGCTCCCGGCTCCGCCATCGAGCTAGCTGACGGGACCATCGTCACCGGCAAGACCTCTGACCTGTTGGGCTGTTCGGCGGCCATGCTGCTGAACGCGCTGAAGCACCTCGCCGGGGTCGAGGACAGCGTCCACCTGCTCTCACCCGCCGCGATCGAGCCGATCCAGACCCTCAAGACCGACCACCTGGGCTCGAGGAACCCGCGACTGCACACGGATGAGGTGCTGATCGCCCTCTCCGTCTCTGCCGCCTCGGATCCGAACGCGCGGGCGGCGCTGGCCCAGCTGCGCAACCTGACCGGTTGCGACGTCCACACCACCACCATCCTGGGCACCGTGGACGAGGACATCTTCCGCAACCTCGGCATGCTGGTCACCTCGGAGCCCCGGTTCCAGCGCAAGGCGCTGTACCGCAAGAGGTAA
- the purB gene encoding adenylosuccinate lyase, giving the protein MPESSAPHQPASPAASPNTEGTTPARQSLADAGIPLGPLDGRYRSAVAPLTEHLSEAALNRNRLHVEVEWFIHLARHQVLPGLTPLSEAQEAGLRRIVTDFDQDGVAELAAIEKETVHDVKAVEYYIGRRLPELQLEHLTPLVHFACTSEDINNLSYAVGVRDAIGEVWLPAARAAVGTLREMAETAAAAPMLSRTHGQPATPTTLGKEMAVFVHRLDRQLKRIEQQEYLGKINGATGTYAAHLSAVPDANWPEVARTFVEHLGLTWNPLTTQIESHDWQAELYADIARFNRILHGFCVDVWSYISIGYFAQIPVAGATGSSTMPHKVNPIRFENAESNLELSNALLDSLGSTLVESRWQRDLTDSTSQRNIGNALGHSVLALSNVTKGMAQLKVADAVLAEDLDHNWEVLGEAVQTVMRAQAIAGVAGMDNPYERLKELTRGHRVDGERMREFVQGLGLEPDAEARLIALAPDSYIGLAEELARGI; this is encoded by the coding sequence ATGCCTGAGTCCTCCGCCCCGCACCAGCCCGCCTCGCCCGCCGCCTCCCCCAACACCGAGGGCACGACGCCGGCCCGCCAGTCCCTGGCCGACGCCGGCATCCCGCTGGGCCCGCTGGACGGCCGGTACCGCTCGGCCGTCGCCCCGCTGACCGAGCACCTCTCCGAGGCGGCCCTGAACCGCAACCGCCTGCACGTGGAGGTGGAGTGGTTCATCCACCTCGCTCGCCACCAGGTGTTGCCCGGGCTCACGCCGCTGTCCGAGGCACAGGAGGCGGGCCTCCGCCGGATCGTCACCGACTTCGACCAGGACGGTGTGGCCGAGCTGGCGGCCATCGAGAAGGAGACGGTCCACGACGTCAAGGCGGTGGAGTACTACATCGGCCGCCGGCTGCCGGAGCTGCAGCTGGAACACCTCACCCCGCTGGTGCACTTCGCCTGCACCTCCGAGGACATCAACAACCTGTCCTACGCCGTGGGCGTGCGGGACGCGATCGGCGAGGTGTGGCTGCCGGCTGCACGGGCCGCCGTCGGAACCCTCCGCGAGATGGCCGAGACCGCCGCCGCCGCGCCGATGCTCTCCCGCACCCACGGGCAGCCGGCCACGCCCACCACCCTGGGCAAGGAGATGGCGGTGTTCGTGCACCGCCTGGACCGCCAGCTGAAGCGCATCGAACAGCAGGAGTACCTGGGCAAGATCAACGGCGCCACCGGCACGTACGCCGCGCACCTGTCCGCCGTCCCGGACGCCAACTGGCCGGAGGTGGCCCGCACCTTCGTCGAGCACCTCGGCCTGACCTGGAACCCGCTGACCACGCAGATCGAGTCGCACGACTGGCAGGCCGAGCTGTACGCGGACATCGCGCGATTCAACCGGATCCTGCACGGGTTCTGCGTGGACGTGTGGAGCTACATCTCCATCGGCTACTTCGCGCAGATCCCGGTGGCCGGGGCCACGGGATCCTCGACCATGCCGCACAAGGTCAACCCGATCCGCTTCGAGAACGCCGAGTCCAACCTCGAGTTGTCCAACGCCCTGCTGGACTCCCTCGGTTCCACCCTCGTGGAGTCCCGCTGGCAGCGCGACCTGACCGACTCCACGTCCCAGCGCAACATCGGCAATGCCCTGGGCCACTCGGTGCTCGCCCTGTCCAACGTCACCAAGGGCATGGCGCAGCTCAAGGTCGCCGACGCCGTGCTCGCCGAGGACCTGGACCACAACTGGGAGGTCCTCGGCGAGGCCGTGCAGACGGTGATGCGCGCCCAGGCAATCGCGGGGGTGGCCGGCATGGACAACCCCTACGAGCGGCTCAAGGAGCTCACCCGCGGTCACCGCGTGGACGGGGAGCGCATGCGCGAGTTCGTGCAAGGCCTGGGCCTGGAGCCCGACGCCGAGGCTCGCCTCATCGCGCTCGCCCCCGACTCCTACATCGGCCTGGCCGAGGAGTTGGCCCGCGGGATCTGA
- a CDS encoding acyltransferase yields MNLINDLTLINDPSRLPRRLGHTAEAPLPAGRDTGIDLVRAFCVVVVVLLHALMAGVTVGGAGPEFVNTAEGAAWFTPLTWVVQVMPLFFVVGGFAGSIAYRRLRHRGGTPVDFLAGRVHRLLLPAVFSIGAAGVGLAMLAAGGVPADLVLTAGFRYGQPLWFLAVFLVCQALLPALVAAHDRAPLGSILGLTAAAVAVEVLRTTTGLEVIGILNLAFVWLTLQQLGFFLADGRLDALGRRTVVITGLGAVTLLAGFFITGIFSPDLIENLNPPTPALLLVGVAQTALLSLVRPTLTRLSTRPRIAAVTGFVTPRTMTIYLWHMPVLLTMAGATALLAMDTGVVLPEPSSAAWWLTRPLWLGIAAVLTTAAAWALAAGEQRRMPPPTASGVRAAQAVLAGLAAVVLLLVAGTTVLSATAAVCLLVVALRRIRR; encoded by the coding sequence GTGAACCTCATCAACGACCTCACCCTGATCAACGACCCGTCACGGCTGCCCCGGCGGCTCGGGCACACCGCCGAGGCACCCCTGCCGGCCGGTCGCGATACCGGAATCGACCTGGTGCGGGCGTTCTGCGTGGTTGTGGTGGTGCTGTTGCATGCGCTGATGGCTGGTGTCACGGTGGGCGGGGCCGGCCCTGAGTTCGTCAACACTGCTGAGGGGGCGGCGTGGTTCACACCCCTGACCTGGGTGGTACAAGTCATGCCCCTGTTCTTCGTGGTCGGTGGATTCGCCGGTTCGATCGCCTACCGCCGCCTCCGGCACCGGGGCGGCACGCCCGTGGACTTCCTCGCGGGGCGCGTGCACCGGCTCCTCCTGCCGGCAGTGTTCTCGATCGGCGCGGCCGGGGTGGGCCTGGCGATGCTCGCAGCCGGGGGCGTCCCCGCCGACCTGGTGCTGACAGCGGGATTCCGGTATGGCCAACCGCTCTGGTTCCTTGCGGTCTTCTTGGTCTGCCAAGCGCTGTTGCCCGCCCTGGTCGCCGCCCACGACCGCGCCCCGCTCGGCAGCATCCTCGGGCTCACCGCAGCCGCAGTGGCCGTCGAGGTGCTGCGCACAACCACCGGCCTGGAGGTCATCGGGATCCTCAATCTCGCCTTCGTCTGGCTCACCCTGCAGCAACTGGGATTCTTCCTGGCCGACGGTCGCCTGGACGCCCTGGGCCGCCGCACCGTGGTCATCACCGGCTTGGGCGCCGTCACGCTGCTGGCCGGATTCTTCATCACCGGGATCTTCTCGCCGGACCTCATCGAGAACCTGAATCCGCCGACGCCGGCCCTCCTCCTGGTCGGCGTGGCGCAGACCGCCCTGCTCTCACTCGTCCGCCCCACACTGACGCGCCTCAGCACTCGCCCCCGCATCGCCGCGGTCACGGGCTTCGTCACGCCGCGCACCATGACCATCTACCTCTGGCACATGCCCGTGCTGCTGACCATGGCCGGCGCCACGGCACTGCTGGCCATGGACACGGGCGTGGTGCTGCCCGAACCTTCCAGCGCCGCCTGGTGGCTCACCCGCCCGCTGTGGCTGGGCATCGCCGCCGTTCTCACCACCGCGGCTGCGTGGGCCCTGGCAGCAGGCGAGCAACGCCGGATGCCGCCGCCTACGGCCTCGGGTGTCCGCGCGGCGCAAGCTGTGCTGGCCGGACTCGCGGCCGTGGTCCTCCTGCTGGTGGCCGGCACCACGGTGCTGTCCGCCACGGCCGCGGTCTGCCTGCTCGTGGTGGCCCTCCGCCGGATCCGTCGATAG
- a CDS encoding trimeric intracellular cation channel family protein: MIEAPEAPAYLETLLLVLDLWGVFFFAVSGCLLAARRQFDIIGSVFLAFLAGLGGGVVRDLIIDDGVPNAFANPLYLIPPAVAAALVYFRLITQGRLRRTLLVFDAAGLALFCVTGTRTALSAGIEPIMAILLGVATGVVGGLLRDVVANEVPEIFNRHGLYAVPALLGAGLSSLLWTLDVFNWLTAALVMMAVFAFRLISLRRRWMAPNAARSTEP; the protein is encoded by the coding sequence ATGATCGAGGCCCCCGAGGCGCCGGCCTATCTCGAGACGCTGCTGCTGGTCCTGGACCTGTGGGGCGTATTCTTCTTCGCCGTCTCCGGCTGCCTGCTGGCCGCCCGACGACAGTTCGACATCATCGGCTCGGTGTTCCTGGCCTTCCTGGCCGGGCTCGGCGGCGGCGTGGTGCGGGACCTCATCATCGACGACGGGGTCCCCAACGCCTTCGCCAACCCGCTGTACCTGATCCCGCCCGCCGTGGCCGCGGCGCTCGTGTACTTCCGGCTCATCACCCAGGGCCGCCTGCGCCGCACGCTGCTCGTCTTCGATGCGGCCGGCCTGGCGCTGTTCTGCGTCACCGGCACCCGCACGGCCCTGAGTGCGGGGATCGAGCCGATCATGGCCATCCTGCTGGGAGTGGCCACCGGTGTGGTCGGCGGCCTACTGAGGGACGTGGTGGCCAACGAGGTTCCCGAGATCTTCAACCGCCACGGGCTCTACGCTGTGCCCGCGCTCCTCGGCGCCGGCCTGAGTTCGCTGCTGTGGACGCTAGATGTCTTCAATTGGCTGACGGCCGCCCTGGTGATGATGGCCGTGTTCGCGTTCCGTCTGATCTCATTGCGCCGCCGGTGGATGGCCCCCAACGCCGCACGCAGCACCGAGCCTTGA
- a CDS encoding methylenetetrahydrofolate reductase gives MSSPNPTPTASGRPSVITDPSLEMTGKDKDIDALREAAPLIPAGTRINVTFLGNEDLGMRVKASSAAKELGYVPVPHISARRLTSEAELVEFLTALRDQVGATHAFAVGGDPSEPMGPYGASVDLITSGLLKEYGFTDISIAGYPEGHPDISDAQLWDALESKYASLQEQGLNGTILTQFGFDVDPVFAWIKEVRRRGIDLPIRIGVPGPAGIKRLLTYASRFGVATSAGIAKKYGFSITNLLGTAGPDKMIGDLDAGLTPAEGDVKLHFYTFGGTKTTAEWIKDYQAKH, from the coding sequence ATGAGCTCCCCGAACCCCACCCCCACCGCCTCCGGCCGCCCCTCCGTCATCACCGATCCGTCCCTGGAGATGACCGGCAAGGACAAGGACATCGATGCGCTGCGCGAGGCCGCCCCGCTGATCCCGGCCGGCACCCGCATCAACGTGACGTTCCTGGGCAACGAGGACCTCGGCATGCGCGTCAAGGCCTCCTCCGCCGCCAAGGAGCTGGGCTACGTCCCGGTTCCGCACATCTCGGCCCGCCGCCTGACCTCCGAGGCCGAGCTGGTGGAGTTCCTCACCGCGCTGCGGGACCAGGTCGGCGCCACCCATGCCTTCGCCGTCGGCGGCGACCCCTCGGAGCCAATGGGCCCCTACGGCGCCTCGGTGGACCTGATCACCTCCGGCCTGCTCAAGGAGTACGGCTTCACGGACATCTCGATCGCGGGTTACCCGGAGGGTCACCCGGACATCTCCGACGCCCAGCTCTGGGACGCCCTTGAGAGCAAGTACGCCTCCCTGCAGGAGCAGGGCCTCAACGGCACCATCCTCACCCAGTTCGGCTTCGACGTGGACCCGGTGTTCGCCTGGATCAAGGAGGTCCGCCGCCGCGGCATCGACCTGCCGATCCGCATCGGCGTCCCCGGCCCGGCCGGCATCAAGCGCCTGCTGACCTACGCCTCCCGCTTCGGCGTCGCCACCTCCGCGGGCATCGCCAAGAAGTACGGCTTCTCCATCACCAACCTGCTCGGCACCGCCGGCCCGGACAAGATGATCGGGGACCTCGACGCTGGCCTGACCCCGGCCGAGGGTGACGTCAAGCTGCACTTCTACACCTTCGGCGGAACGAAGACGACCGCCGAGTGGATCAAGGACTACCAGGCCAAGCACTGA
- a CDS encoding dihydrofolate reductase family protein yields the protein MTATYTWDIFASLDGYGSYGPPGDWGGYWGKQGPELLEHRLASFGPEQRMVFGATTFREFVGMLSAAGPQGDVRDAWVTRMVNCPAYVISSTLTEPLDWPQATLVPEDGAAAVARLKEESEVPLRSHGSLSLNWTLLAAGLVDRLQVTVYPVLTAESGTAPVFAGAGDLDLELLEARTLDGRIQELVYRPSLHHPD from the coding sequence ATGACCGCCACCTACACGTGGGACATCTTCGCCAGCCTGGACGGCTACGGCTCCTACGGCCCGCCCGGGGACTGGGGTGGATACTGGGGGAAGCAGGGCCCCGAGTTGCTGGAGCACCGGCTCGCCTCGTTCGGTCCGGAACAGCGGATGGTCTTCGGCGCCACGACGTTCCGGGAGTTCGTCGGGATGCTTTCGGCCGCCGGCCCGCAGGGCGATGTCCGTGACGCCTGGGTCACGCGCATGGTCAACTGCCCCGCGTACGTCATCTCCTCGACCTTGACCGAGCCGCTGGACTGGCCCCAGGCCACCCTCGTGCCCGAGGACGGGGCGGCGGCGGTCGCCCGGCTCAAGGAGGAGTCCGAGGTGCCGCTGCGTTCGCACGGCAGCTTGTCCCTGAATTGGACGCTGCTGGCCGCCGGTCTGGTGGATCGGCTGCAGGTCACCGTCTACCCCGTGCTGACGGCCGAGTCGGGGACGGCGCCGGTGTTCGCCGGGGCTGGCGATCTCGACCTCGAGCTGCTTGAGGCGCGGACCTTGGACGGCCGCATCCAGGAGCTCGTCTACCGCCCGAGCCTGCATCACCCCGACTGA
- a CDS encoding septum formation family protein, whose protein sequence is MRAAFPSSARLALITTAALTLLLAVTGCGGPGDNEEVVGTSTPTPAISASATSIFQLSPGQCFDRPAAEGLYEVAVVPCEVSHDLEMYALFQLDEPSWPGGDRVHELADAGCREQFAVFTGSQAADSDLGYTMYTPSEGSWSEGDRQVQCALQLNSGGRMIGSQMAGPAAG, encoded by the coding sequence ATGCGCGCCGCCTTCCCTTCCTCCGCCCGGCTGGCCCTGATCACGACGGCGGCGCTCACCCTCCTGTTGGCCGTCACCGGATGCGGCGGGCCTGGGGACAATGAGGAGGTGGTTGGCACCTCCACGCCGACGCCGGCGATCAGCGCCTCGGCGACGAGCATCTTCCAGCTCTCCCCCGGCCAGTGCTTCGACCGCCCCGCTGCCGAGGGGCTGTATGAGGTGGCGGTGGTGCCGTGCGAGGTGTCCCACGATCTGGAGATGTACGCGCTGTTCCAGTTGGACGAGCCGTCCTGGCCGGGCGGTGACCGGGTGCACGAACTGGCCGATGCCGGGTGCCGGGAGCAGTTCGCGGTCTTCACCGGCTCGCAGGCTGCGGACTCCGATCTCGGCTACACCATGTACACCCCGTCCGAGGGGTCCTGGTCCGAGGGTGACCGCCAGGTGCAGTGCGCCCTGCAGCTCAACAGCGGCGGCCGGATGATCGGATCTCAGATGGCCGGCCCGGCTGCCGGTTAG
- a CDS encoding TetR/AcrR family transcriptional regulator, with product MASKNAADIGTRGRIIIAAAEMVSEDPRARLSVRAVAARAGISTGSLRYHFPTQRELQVTVMQTIYQVVAPDDQIKDRSQPARDRLVGCLRNILAPAGVGQEARDGWATVFRTFIAPEPTDESDAAYQALWREAQRRVEYWLSVLTEEGVLPAGDHSDHARFLMTVVNGLSIERALPADASRLAQETATLYLAVDGVLTSPRSTTTTDGESAS from the coding sequence ATGGCATCGAAGAACGCAGCAGACATCGGCACCCGCGGGAGGATCATCATCGCGGCCGCGGAAATGGTCTCCGAGGACCCGCGTGCCCGGCTGAGCGTGCGCGCCGTGGCCGCGCGGGCCGGCATCAGCACCGGCTCGCTCCGCTACCACTTCCCTACCCAGCGTGAACTCCAGGTCACGGTCATGCAGACCATCTACCAGGTGGTGGCGCCGGACGACCAGATCAAGGATCGCTCGCAACCGGCCCGGGACCGCCTGGTCGGATGCTTGCGGAACATCCTGGCACCAGCCGGCGTCGGGCAGGAGGCCCGGGATGGCTGGGCCACCGTCTTCCGCACGTTCATCGCTCCGGAGCCGACCGACGAATCCGATGCGGCCTACCAGGCCCTCTGGCGGGAGGCGCAGCGCCGCGTCGAGTACTGGCTCTCCGTCCTGACCGAGGAGGGCGTCCTCCCGGCCGGCGACCACTCGGACCACGCCCGCTTCCTCATGACGGTGGTGAATGGGCTCTCGATCGAGCGCGCCCTGCCGGCGGACGCCTCCCGCCTGGCCCAGGAGACCGCCACGCTGTACCTGGCTGTGGACGGGGTGCTCACCTCACCCCGATCCACCACGACCACCGACGGCGAGTCAGCGTCCTGA